One window from the genome of Pelobates fuscus isolate aPelFus1 chromosome 13, aPelFus1.pri, whole genome shotgun sequence encodes:
- the NUSAP1 gene encoding nucleolar and spindle-associated protein 1 isoform X1, which yields MEGPAVQELDSMRYSELQKLAKTNGLKANLRADKLLRSLKEHFHPETKTVNVSTDSDSSDSAKDMAELNGTDDKEETVPISHVTHRRGRRKRYTSPTLEVNDNTLGPKELQLEVEGLSKMDKEQSDESNSEIQSDSESKKRKRPFVEEASEQTSLETVGNVKDQQTKSDTCAPPGGKIPRYAGRLPKPSSKPSTPNFKRLHEAHFKKMESIDKYMERKKKRLDAVSSSIQEVKMLAKKSNIPVSEKTPNNNSKKQLKGRLSLLSPAPRKSNISSAKTPTSQGRSARCSIANKSILLDKTVFKPSVFSSSKMNVRFSMATKDNEHKHSLTKTPARKSSGIVAVTPASESRKSVPLTWKSFPIDTNGPNDEPAKTPFKFTGMEVETPNTNKKSKFDLQASLARPLGYEPHKGKLKPWVAPKENESTVKANLSVLKATYKQPHLRTREDRRLQQQENRKNQRDKTMGNRRGVAVP from the exons ATGGAGGGACCCGCTGTACAGGAGTTGGACTCCATGCGGTACTCGGAGCTGCAGAAACTGGCCAAGACCAACGGGCTGAAAGCCAACCTGAGG GCAGATAAATTGCTCAGAAGTTTGAAAGAGCACTTCCATCCAGAGACAAAAACTGTGAATGTTAGCACT GATTCAGACAGTAGTGATTCTGCTAAAGATATGGCTGAATTAAATGGCACCGATGATAAGGAAGAGACTGTGCCTATATCACATGTTACACACAGACGTGGCAGGCGCAAAAGATACACCTCTCCTACACTGGAAGTGAATGACAATACTTTGGGACCGAAGGAGTTGCAATTGGAG GTAGAAGGTCTTAGTAAAATGGATAAAGAACAAAGTGATGAATCCAACTCTGAGATACAGTCTGATTCGGAAAGCAAGAAAAGAAAGCGACCTTTTGTGGAAGAGGCAAGTGAGCAGACTTCTTTGGAAACTGTAGGAAACGTTAAAGATCAACAAACAAAAT CAGACACTTGTGCGCCACCTGGTGGGAAGATTCCAAGATACGCAGGTCGTTTGCCTAAACCCAGCTCCAAGCCCTCTACACCAA atttcaaAAGGCTGCATgaagcacattttaaaaaaatggaatccATTGATAAATACATGGAGAGGAAGAAGAAGCGGCTCGATGCAGTGAGCAGTTCCATTCAAGAGGTTAAG ATGCTGGCAAAAAAATCAAACATTCCTGTAAGTGAGAAGACCCCAAACAACAATTCCAAG aaGCAGTTAAAGGGAAGGCTTTCTTTATTGAGCCCTGCACCTCGGAAGAGTAATATTTCCTCCGCTAAAACCCCTACAAGCCAGGGCCGATCTGCACGCTGCAGTATCGCCAATAAAAGTATCCTACTGGACAAGACTGTGTTCAAGCCATCTGTGTTTTCATCATCAAAAATGAACGTCAG GTTTTCCATGGCAACAAAAGACAATGAGCACAAGCATTCTTTGACTAAAACACCTGCAAGGAAATCTTCTGGCATTGTGGCCGTCACTCCTGCAAGTGAATCTAGAAAAAGCGTTCCATTAACTTGGAAGAGCTTTCCTATTGACACCAATGGTCCAAATGATGAGCCAG CCAAAACACCTTTCAAATTTACCGGTATGGAGGTGGAGACTCCAAATACTAATAAGAAATCAAAGTTTGACCTTCAAGCAAGCCTAGCACGGCCCCTTGGATATGAACCCCACAAAG GTAAACTTAAACCATGGGTTGCTCCTAAAGAGAATGAGTCTACCGTAAAGGCCAATTTATCTGTATTAAAAGCCACGTACAAGCAGCCTCACCTTCGCACcag GGAGGACAGGCGTTTGCAGCAGCAGGAGAACCGAAAGAATCAGCGAGACAAAACTATGGGTAATCGAAGAGGGGTTGCTGTTCCATGa
- the NUSAP1 gene encoding nucleolar and spindle-associated protein 1 isoform X2 encodes MEGPAVQELDSMRYSELQKLAKTNGLKANLRADKLLRSLKEHFHPETKTVNVSTDSDSSDSAKDMAELNGTDDKEETVPISHVTHRRGRRKRYTSPTLEVNDNTLGPKELQLEVEGLSKMDKEQSDESNSEIQSDSESKKRKRPFVEEASEQTSLETVGNVKDQQTKSDTCAPPGGKIPRYAGRLPKPSSKPSTPNFKRLHEAHFKKMESIDKYMERKKKRLDAVSSSIQEVKMLAKKSNIPVSEKTPNNNSKQLKGRLSLLSPAPRKSNISSAKTPTSQGRSARCSIANKSILLDKTVFKPSVFSSSKMNVRFSMATKDNEHKHSLTKTPARKSSGIVAVTPASESRKSVPLTWKSFPIDTNGPNDEPAKTPFKFTGMEVETPNTNKKSKFDLQASLARPLGYEPHKGKLKPWVAPKENESTVKANLSVLKATYKQPHLRTREDRRLQQQENRKNQRDKTMGNRRGVAVP; translated from the exons ATGGAGGGACCCGCTGTACAGGAGTTGGACTCCATGCGGTACTCGGAGCTGCAGAAACTGGCCAAGACCAACGGGCTGAAAGCCAACCTGAGG GCAGATAAATTGCTCAGAAGTTTGAAAGAGCACTTCCATCCAGAGACAAAAACTGTGAATGTTAGCACT GATTCAGACAGTAGTGATTCTGCTAAAGATATGGCTGAATTAAATGGCACCGATGATAAGGAAGAGACTGTGCCTATATCACATGTTACACACAGACGTGGCAGGCGCAAAAGATACACCTCTCCTACACTGGAAGTGAATGACAATACTTTGGGACCGAAGGAGTTGCAATTGGAG GTAGAAGGTCTTAGTAAAATGGATAAAGAACAAAGTGATGAATCCAACTCTGAGATACAGTCTGATTCGGAAAGCAAGAAAAGAAAGCGACCTTTTGTGGAAGAGGCAAGTGAGCAGACTTCTTTGGAAACTGTAGGAAACGTTAAAGATCAACAAACAAAAT CAGACACTTGTGCGCCACCTGGTGGGAAGATTCCAAGATACGCAGGTCGTTTGCCTAAACCCAGCTCCAAGCCCTCTACACCAA atttcaaAAGGCTGCATgaagcacattttaaaaaaatggaatccATTGATAAATACATGGAGAGGAAGAAGAAGCGGCTCGATGCAGTGAGCAGTTCCATTCAAGAGGTTAAG ATGCTGGCAAAAAAATCAAACATTCCTGTAAGTGAGAAGACCCCAAACAACAATTCCAAG CAGTTAAAGGGAAGGCTTTCTTTATTGAGCCCTGCACCTCGGAAGAGTAATATTTCCTCCGCTAAAACCCCTACAAGCCAGGGCCGATCTGCACGCTGCAGTATCGCCAATAAAAGTATCCTACTGGACAAGACTGTGTTCAAGCCATCTGTGTTTTCATCATCAAAAATGAACGTCAG GTTTTCCATGGCAACAAAAGACAATGAGCACAAGCATTCTTTGACTAAAACACCTGCAAGGAAATCTTCTGGCATTGTGGCCGTCACTCCTGCAAGTGAATCTAGAAAAAGCGTTCCATTAACTTGGAAGAGCTTTCCTATTGACACCAATGGTCCAAATGATGAGCCAG CCAAAACACCTTTCAAATTTACCGGTATGGAGGTGGAGACTCCAAATACTAATAAGAAATCAAAGTTTGACCTTCAAGCAAGCCTAGCACGGCCCCTTGGATATGAACCCCACAAAG GTAAACTTAAACCATGGGTTGCTCCTAAAGAGAATGAGTCTACCGTAAAGGCCAATTTATCTGTATTAAAAGCCACGTACAAGCAGCCTCACCTTCGCACcag GGAGGACAGGCGTTTGCAGCAGCAGGAGAACCGAAAGAATCAGCGAGACAAAACTATGGGTAATCGAAGAGGGGTTGCTGTTCCATGa